GCCTGATCGTGGTGGCGCCCCACGTGATGGTGGAAGACATCTCCGTGCGCAGCATCCAGCAGGCGCGCGAGGCCTACCTCCAGACCGACCTGAAAGCCCGACTGGCCCGGCACCACCAGGACCCGGACTCGGCCTTCTGGGGCTGGAACGACGTCTGGCTGTCCCCGGCATTCCGCGGCTGGTCGATCGAAGACCTGCTGCCGCTCATCCGCTGCCCGGTGCTGGCGGTCCAGGGCAGCGCCGACGAATACGGCACGCTGGCCCAGATCGAGCGCATCGGCGCCCTGGCACCGCAGGCCACGACGCATGTCATGCCGGGTTGCGGCCATTCACCGCACCGCGACCGCCCCGACGAACTGACCCACGCCATCGAGGCCTTCGTGGCCCGGTGGCCCCGGCACGGGCGGTAAAGCACGGGAACGCCATCGACCTCCCGGTATTGGCCTTGGGCAGCCGGCTGCGGCGCGGCGTGCGCCCACCTATGATCGGCGGCAACAGCCCCGAACCGAGGTCCCATGCAAGCCCCCGAACAACCCATCCTGCGCGACCTGGTCCTCGTTGGCGGGGGCCACAGCCATGTGGTCGCCCTGCGCATGTTCGCCATGCGGCCCGAGCCGGGCCTGCGCATCACGCTGATCTGCACCGACATCGACACGCCCTACTCCGGCATGCTGCCCGGCCACATCTCGGGCCACTACAGCTTTGACGAGGTGCACATCGACCTGGGCCGCCTGGCGGCGTTTGCCGGGGCGCGCTTCATCCACGGTGAGGTGATCGGCCTGGACCGCGCCAACCAGCGCGTGTTGCTGCGCGACCGGCCGTCGATGCCCTACGACCTGCTGTCCATCAACACCGGCTCCACGCCCAAGCTGCGCCAGGTGGATGGCGCGCGGGCGAACACCGTGCCGGTCAAGCCCATCGCCCATTTCAACCAGCGCTGGCTGCAGTTGCTCGACCGCGTGCGCGAGTTGCACAGCCGCTTCACGATCGCCGTGGTGGGCGGTGGCGCGGGCGGCGTGGAGCTGGCGCTGTCCATGCAGTACCGGTTGCGCAACGAGCTGCAGAAGCTGGGCCGCAACCCCGAGCTGCTGCGTTTCGTGCTGCTCACCGCGAGCGACACCCTGCTGCCGACGCACAACCCCTCGGTGCGTGAGCGTTTCGCCCGCATCTTGCGCGAGCGCCATGTGGCGGTGCACACCCGCGCCGAGGTGACGCAGGTCTCGCCCGGCTGCCTGCACACGCAGGACGGCCGCACCTTCGATGCCGACGAAACCATGTGGGTCACCCAGGCCGGCGGGCCGACCTGGCTGCAAAGCACGGGCCTGGCGCTGGACGAGGACGGCTTCATCCAGGTCAATCCGCAACTGCAGGCCCCGGACGACCCGAAGATTTTTGCCGCGGGCGATGTGGCCTCGTTCACGGCCCGACCGCTGGAGAAGGCGGGAGTGTTCGCCGTGCGCATGGGCCCGCCGCTGGCGAAGAACCTGCGTCTCAGCCTGCGCGGCCAGCCCCTGGTGGCCTACCAACCCCAGCAACAATGGCTGGCGCTGATCTCCACCGGCGACCGCTACGCCGTGGCCTCGCGCGGCGCCCTGGGCTTCGCCGGCGCCTGGGTCTGGACCTGGAAGGACTGGATCGACCGCCGCTTCATGCGCAGGTTCACCGAGCTGCCGGCCATGGCGGACGCGGGCCCGGCAGCGGCCGCGCCCGCCAGCGGCCTGACGCTGAGCGCCGAAGAATCGCAGCAGGCCATCTCGGCCATCGCCATGCGCTGCGGCGGCTGCGGCGCCAAGGTGGGCGCCAGCATCCTGAGCCGCGCCCTGGGGCAGCTGCAACCGGTGCAGCGCGACGACGTGCTGATCGGCCTGCACGCGCCCGACGACGCTGCCGTGGTGCGCGTACCGCCCGGCAAGGCCATGGTGCACACCGTGGATTTCTTCCGCAGCTTCATCGACGACCCCTACCTGTTTGGCCAGATCGCGGCCAACCACGCGCTGGGCGACATCTTCGCCATGGGCGCCGAGCCGCAGTCCGCCACGGCCATCGCGACCGTGCCGCCGGGCCTGGAGGCCAAGGTGGAAGACCTGCTGCTGCAGATGATGACCGGCGCGGTCGAGGTGCTGAACGCCGCGGGCTGCAGCCTGGTCGGTGGGCACACCGGCGAAGGCCGAGAGCTGGCGCTGGGCTTCGCCATCAACGGCCTGATCGACGAGCAGATGGACGGCGTCATGCGCAAGGGCGGCATGCGGCCCGGCGACGTGCTGTTGCTCAGCAAACCCATCGGCACCGGCACCCTGTTCGCGGCCCACGCGAGGCACGCGGCCAAAGGCCGCTGGATCGCCGCCGCGCTGCAATCCATGGTGCTGTCCAACCAGGCCGGCGCGCAGATCCTGCGCGCGCACGGCGCCACCGCCTGCACCGACCTGACCGGCTTCGGCCTGCTCGGGCACCTGGTGGAAATGACGCGCCCCTCGGGCGTGGACGCCGAGCTGCAGTTGAGCGCCCTGCCCTTGCTCGACGGCGCGGTGGAATGCGTGGAGGCCGGCATCGTCAGCTCGCTGCAGCCGGCCAATGTGCGGCTGCGCCGCGCCTTGCGCAACGCCGAAGACTTCGTCAAAGACCCGCGTTACCCGCTGCTGTTCGACCCGCAGACGGCGGGCGGCCTGCTGGCCAGCGTGCCGGCCGATCAGGCCAGTGCCTGCATCCGCGCCCTGAAGGCGGCGGGCTATGCGCAGACGGCCGCCATCGGGCGCATCCGCGGCGCTTCCGACGCGCTGGAACCGGTGGTGCTGACCCCGTGATGGCGTGTGTCAGACCGGAGGCCCTTGCCATTGGTGGATGTCCAGCACCCGCCCACCGGGCGGCACGTCGTCCGGGTCGTGCGTGACCAGCAAGGTGGGGATGCGCTGGCGGGCGATCTGCTCGAACACGAAGCCCCGGAACTGCGCGCGCAGCTCGGCATCGAGTCGGGAGAACGGTTCGTCCAGCAGCAGCGCGCAGGGCTCGGCCAGCAAGGCGCGCATGAGGCTCACGCGGGCGCGCTGGCCGCCAGAGAGCGTGGCGGGATCGCGGTCGTGGAAGCCGTCCAGCCCGATCTCGCGCAGCGTCTGTTCCACCCGCGCGCGGCGTGCGGCGGCGCCCTTCCGCGCTGCGGGCAAGGCGAAGGCCAGGTTCTGGCCCACGCTCAGGTGCGGAAACAAGAGGTCGTCCTGGAACAGGATGCCGACACCCCGCGCTTCCACCGGCAGCTGGTCGCGCCGCTGACCGTCCAGCCACAGCTCACCGCTGGCCTGGAAGGCCGGGTCCAGATCGCCCACCAGCCAGTTGAGCAGCGTGGACTTGCCCGAGCCCGAAGCCCCGGTCACGGTCGCGATGGCGCCCCGCTCGACCTGCAGGTTCAGCCCCGCAATCAGCGCATTCGGGCCCTGGGTGATGGTGAGGTTCCGTATATCCAGCATGTCAACGAAGTCCTTTCCGAGCGCGGCCGGTCCAGTGTGACATCAGCGCCGCCAGGCCAAAGCCCAGCAGCGGCAGCGCGATCTGCAGCATCGCCTGCACGGCCAGCACGCGGCGGTTGCCGCCGGCGCTCAGGGCCACGGCCTCGGTGGTCACGGTCACAAAACGCCCGCCACCCGCGAACAGCGTCGGCAGGTACTGCGCCACGCTCACCGCAAAACCCACGGCCAGCGCGGCCAGCATGGGTTTCAACAGCATCGGCCACTTCACGCTCCAACAGGCCCTCAGCGGTGAATGTCCGAGCGCCCGAGCGGTGGTCATGAGGCGGCGGTCAAACGCGCGGTAGGGGCCGATCAGCGTAAGCACCATGTAGGGCAGCACCCACAGCAGGTGGCTCCACACCAGGCCGGCCGCGGTGCCGTCCACCTGCAGCCGCAACAGGGCCGCGTATTGCGCCGCCACCAGCGGCAGGGTGGGAATGATCAGCGGCACGTACAGCACGGCGTTGAACCGCTGCGGCCCCCACTCCAGCCAGAGCAGCGCCGCCGGCAGGCACAGCAGCACGGCAGCAGCACCGAGCCACAGCGTGGTCCAGAAAGGCGCCCAGTCGGCCTGCCGCCAGGTCTGCAGCGACAGCGATTCGGGCCACAGCGCGGGGAAAAACCAGCTCTCGGCCAGCGACCACACCAGCAGCACCGCCACCACCGCATAGCCGATCAGCAGCACGGGCACATGCAGTCCCACACGCGCCGGGCGGGGCGCAGGCCGGCGCTCGCCCGAGGGGTAGGCGGCGCGGCGCACGGTGTGGCGCCACAACCAGCGCGATGCACCAGCCCCGAGCAGGAACAGACCCAGCAACACCAGCGAGGCCGCGCCGCCTTTGGCCTGCATCGCGGCATCGGGGTCGATGAGCCATTGCCAGATCAGCACGGCCAGGGTGGGCGGAGTGCCCGGCCCCAGGATCACCGCCATGTCCACCACCGACAAGCCGTAGGCCCACACGGCGGCCAGCGGCCAGCCCAGGCGCGGCAGCAACTGCGGCCACAGCACCAAGTGCCAGACCTGCACCCGGCTGTAGCCCAGCGAGCGGGCCACGACCATGTGGCGCTGCACCTGCTGCTCACCCAGGACCGCGACCAGCACCCACAAGAGAAACCAGCTCTCCTTGATGCCCAGCGCCAGCGCCAGACTCAGGCCATAGGGGTCCTGCACCGTGATCCAGGCGGGCGGATCGGCCCAGCCCAGCCCCTGGGCCAGCGCGCGCGCCAGCCAGCCCGATGGCGAGAGCAGAAAAAACAGCCCCACCGCAAAGGCCGCGTGCGGCACCGACAGCAACAAGGGCATGCGCCGCTGCAGGTCGGCCCAGCGGCGGCCCGGGTAATACAGGGTGGCGAGCACGGCGGCCATCGCG
This Hydrogenophaga taeniospiralis DNA region includes the following protein-coding sequences:
- a CDS encoding alpha/beta fold hydrolase, with product MNTTTVCRVDWAGSAVDIETRWMPASTADRPLLVFLHEGLGSVSMWRDYPARLCQALDWHGLVYSRPGYGRSTPRPADQHWQPDFLERQASEVLPALLRTLGVHQTYREVWLLGHSDGGSIALIHAARHPESVRGLIVVAPHVMVEDISVRSIQQAREAYLQTDLKARLARHHQDPDSAFWGWNDVWLSPAFRGWSIEDLLPLIRCPVLAVQGSADEYGTLAQIERIGALAPQATTHVMPGCGHSPHRDRPDELTHAIEAFVARWPRHGR
- a CDS encoding ATP-binding cassette domain-containing protein translates to MLDIRNLTITQGPNALIAGLNLQVERGAIATVTGASGSGKSTLLNWLVGDLDPAFQASGELWLDGQRRDQLPVEARGVGILFQDDLLFPHLSVGQNLAFALPAARKGAAARRARVEQTLREIGLDGFHDRDPATLSGGQRARVSLMRALLAEPCALLLDEPFSRLDAELRAQFRGFVFEQIARQRIPTLLVTHDPDDVPPGGRVLDIHQWQGPPV
- the selD gene encoding selenide, water dikinase SelD, encoding MQAPEQPILRDLVLVGGGHSHVVALRMFAMRPEPGLRITLICTDIDTPYSGMLPGHISGHYSFDEVHIDLGRLAAFAGARFIHGEVIGLDRANQRVLLRDRPSMPYDLLSINTGSTPKLRQVDGARANTVPVKPIAHFNQRWLQLLDRVRELHSRFTIAVVGGGAGGVELALSMQYRLRNELQKLGRNPELLRFVLLTASDTLLPTHNPSVRERFARILRERHVAVHTRAEVTQVSPGCLHTQDGRTFDADETMWVTQAGGPTWLQSTGLALDEDGFIQVNPQLQAPDDPKIFAAGDVASFTARPLEKAGVFAVRMGPPLAKNLRLSLRGQPLVAYQPQQQWLALISTGDRYAVASRGALGFAGAWVWTWKDWIDRRFMRRFTELPAMADAGPAAAAPASGLTLSAEESQQAISAIAMRCGGCGAKVGASILSRALGQLQPVQRDDVLIGLHAPDDAAVVRVPPGKAMVHTVDFFRSFIDDPYLFGQIAANHALGDIFAMGAEPQSATAIATVPPGLEAKVEDLLLQMMTGAVEVLNAAGCSLVGGHTGEGRELALGFAINGLIDEQMDGVMRKGGMRPGDVLLLSKPIGTGTLFAAHARHAAKGRWIAAALQSMVLSNQAGAQILRAHGATACTDLTGFGLLGHLVEMTRPSGVDAELQLSALPLLDGAVECVEAGIVSSLQPANVRLRRALRNAEDFVKDPRYPLLFDPQTAGGLLASVPADQASACIRALKAAGYAQTAAIGRIRGASDALEPVVLTP
- a CDS encoding ABC transporter permease — its product is MAQALRLTLIRRLAPLGSPGHGRRWSSVWLAALPVALILGPLLPGLYWALAPALDAAVWQALWADAQWPQALQASLLSALLGTALGAAMAAVLATLYYPGRRWADLQRRMPLLLSVPHAAFAVGLFFLLSPSGWLARALAQGLGWADPPAWITVQDPYGLSLALALGIKESWFLLWVLVAVLGEQQVQRHMVVARSLGYSRVQVWHLVLWPQLLPRLGWPLAAVWAYGLSVVDMAVILGPGTPPTLAVLIWQWLIDPDAAMQAKGGAASLVLLGLFLLGAGASRWLWRHTVRRAAYPSGERRPAPRPARVGLHVPVLLIGYAVVAVLLVWSLAESWFFPALWPESLSLQTWRQADWAPFWTTLWLGAAAVLLCLPAALLWLEWGPQRFNAVLYVPLIIPTLPLVAAQYAALLRLQVDGTAAGLVWSHLLWVLPYMVLTLIGPYRAFDRRLMTTARALGHSPLRACWSVKWPMLLKPMLAALAVGFAVSVAQYLPTLFAGGGRFVTVTTEAVALSAGGNRRVLAVQAMLQIALPLLGFGLAALMSHWTGRARKGLR